Part of the Triticum aestivum cultivar Chinese Spring chromosome 4D, IWGSC CS RefSeq v2.1, whole genome shotgun sequence genome is shown below.
ttgggtgcttgggcgccctagacggttggtggtgttcggagctcaatcattgtggtgtaaagctccgggcaagcgtcggggtctccaattaggttgtggagatcgccccgagcaatttgacgggtaccggtgaccgcccccaagggttgccaaagtgtacgggtttggtgaccgcccccaagggttgccatttgtacgggttcagtgaccgccctcaagggtcccttagtggaatcacggcatcttgcattgtgcgagggcgtgaggagattacggtagccctagtggtttcttggggagcattgtgcctccacaccgctccaaacggagattagcatccgcaagggtgtgaacttcgggatacatcgtcgtctccacgtgccttggttatctcttacccgagccctttacttatgcacgttactttgtgatagccatattgtttcttgtcatatatcttgctatcatctaagtagtttttcttgcttagcataagttgttggtgcacatatgtGAGCCtaattgttgtaggttttgtgcttgacaaattaaccgctagtttattccgcatttgttcaagcctcaaccgtaattattttaaagcgcctattcaccccccccccctctaggcgacatccacgatctttcactccTTAGCTGTCAGTGTTCCTGGCTGGCCATAGATGCCTCTTGTATCACACTCGAACTCAAAAATTCATCCATCAAAGTAGCTAAGATTTGTGTGGTTCAGTTATTCTATCTGAATCTTGATCTTCATACCAACTCGGGTCTGACACTCCTCCGTCCATAGCGTGGCCCCGCACCTCCGCACAGCTCGCCTCCTACCGCAACTCGCCGGTAGCTCTGCTTCCTCCACCGCCTACTCCTCCTCTTTTTGTTACGCTGGCACGACGAACAAGCGACAATGGCCTCTCCGTCACTGCTCCACCCCCCGCACTGAAGAAGAACGGGTCGAGCGATACCACGTGACGTACAAGACCTGCGACCCGAAAACGCAATAAAGGGAAAAGGCCGAACAATCAACTGATTTGATCCATGTGCACGCTAAGAACCGCAAAGAAATCGGACGGCCTAAAAATTCGACCTCAAGCCAAATCAAAATCAGTCGACTTAAATTTAATAGAAGTGTTTTTGAACTAATCATTACCTGACGATGGGCGCCGTTCGATGTTATGGACCAGGTTTAGTGCAAGATCAGCCGTACGATTGGAGGAACATACGAGACATCCTTTTGTAGACAAGGGACGCAGCCGAACATGGACATCCCAAGGTAGCCGTCAAGAAAGTCAATCAAATATCCTCCCTTAAAAATGAAAACGTCAAGCATACATACTTGAAAATCGCAAAACGCCGCCTATTTCCTCGGAAAGCGTCGAGCAAAAATCATCTCTAGATGTCAGTCGTAGACACTGTGTGAAGCAAAGAACGATAAAGAACCAGTGATATAATGCTAAAATATAAACTAACGATGATATTATAAGAAAAAAACAATACGTGTCTGCGGATTAGTCCAGAAGCCATGGTGCGGCTGCACATGTGCACGCTACGGCATCATTAATTCGTGATGACCTTGCTGACACTCTCAAGCTATGGATCAATCACAAGCAAAGGCTTATATAAACACACATAATCATCACAACATCATCACGCATCTAGCCATCCGAGGCAAACCCCCTGAAGCACACGAACAAACAGATAGGCAAAGAACACACAGTTCCCAGATCCGCTCCGTGCAGATAAGTTTGAAGCGGCATCCTGCATCCATCGATAGATATCGACAtggcgccggctccagctccagcTCGAGCTATTGCGGTGGTGCTACTCACGTTCGTTTGCTGTGGGTGTGCCATGGCCGCGGACAAAGCACCGATCAAATGGCTGAGGGCGCACGCGACCTTCTACGGCGGCCCCGATGCCTCTGACACTATGGGTGGAGCATGCGGGTATGGTAATCTGTACTCGGCGGGGTACGGTACGCGGACGGCGGCGCTGAGCACGGTGTTTTTCAATGACGGTGCGGCATGTGGTCAGTGCTACAAGATCGCGTGCGACCGCACAAGCTGGCATATCCGATGTGGTGCAAACCAGGCGTTTCGGTGACGGTCACGGCCACGAACTTCTGCCCGCCTAACAACGCGCTCCCGAGCGACAATGGCGGCTGGTGCAACCCACCGAGGCCACACTTTGACATGGCGCAACCGGCCTGGGAGAAGATCGGCGTTTACAAAGGTGGCATCATCCCCGTCATGTACCAGAGGTACGCACGCATGAGTTTTCTTAAAAAATTGTAGGTTTTTCTCAAAAGTTAAAATTGCTGAAAGTTGGTAGAAAATCGATTTTTCTGTAGGGTCCCCTGCATGAAGAAGGGTGGGGTGCGGTTCAAGATCGATGGTCACGATTACTTCAACCTAGTTACTGTGATGAACGTCGCAGGCGCCGGCTCGATCAAATCCATGGATGTCAAGAGCTCTGAATCAAACGATTGGATGCCAATGTCCCATAACTGGGGTGCCAACTGGCACTCTCTAGCAAATCTTACCGGAAAAATGCTCTCGTTCAGGTTGACTGACACGGATGGACAGACAATTGAGTTCAACAATATTGTACCTGGTGGATGGAAGTTCGGGCAAACATTTGCAAGCAAACAACAATTCAAGTGATCATTCTCCGGTGATCAATTTAGAATATGATTGGTTCATGAATGTACCATACGTACATTGTAGCAATATTGCTGAATTTAATTTATTTGTGTCGTGGTGTTCAATTACATTAATTTTATCCACTTCTTGTATATACGCTACATCATTTCATTAATAAAGGCATGTAACATCCTTGTATGTTTATATAAATTTGAATGTGTACATAAAGCATGACTGATTCTACCGAGTTTCATCTAAtgcatattttgtgtacttgtgaaAGCCAACATAACAATATAAGGCAAAATGGTTGAGTGCACAATAATGATGCGAAGGCTGCGGTGAACCCCCTTTCCCAAACAGTATAACGCGTTATATATCAGCTTCAGTTAGTCTTTAGACATTTAACACAACAATGTACATATACTAATCAAGGGAAGACAAGGGAATGTGATCGGATGAATTTTTTTCCCTCGAAAAGGAGGACAACCCCTGGCTCTGCATCGagcgatgcacacaatcatcttTACTAGAAGGTTTGGGCGCGCTTTGCTGCGCCCTTGGTGTTGTTGAGATTCTAAAAAAATTACTCATTTTGttttaaaatataaggtgtattacttttttgAAAAGTCCAACCTCTTTAAGTGTGATCAAATTTATGAAAAAATATATCAAAAATTGTAATATCAAATTGGTgttattagattcatcatgaaatgaatttccataATTTTTTGGCTTAATATTGAGGATGTCGATATTCTTGactctaaacttggtcaaagttaaaagAAATTTGACTTTTCCAAAGAACAAATACCCCTTGTATTTTGGAACTGATGGAGTATTTAGTTTGACGGATGGGGGAGACGATGGAGCGTGTTTTATGTTTATTTATAATGCGGTTATTTGGTGGGCCTTTCATGGCGTGATTTTGTGTTATGCGTTAATCAACTCATACTTTTGTGGGTAGATTTCTACGTCGGTGGCTACGtgtactatattggtgctataGTATCATCACATGGTGGCGCTTCTTTTTTCTAGGTAGTAAGAGGATGCACGGGGTTGATATGTTTTTCTAGCCGGTTGGtgttgattgatttgaaaaatcgttgACCTGATCGAAATCGtaaaccaaattcaaatttgaatatctCAATCGAATAAACGAGCTTCAAAATTAGGGAGTAtgatgaattaaaataattaaataggAGAGATCCTTGAGAAATTATTGACTCGATCAAAATCAGGTGACCAAGTTCTAAAAAGACCTTAATTAATTGTGAGGACTTAAAAATCAGGAAGCATAGTGTATAGTATAAAGGAATGAGAGCTTTGAAAAATTGTTGACTTGATCAAAATCGGGTGACCCAGTTTCAATTGGACACCTCAATTGATTGTGAGGCATTTTACCCTTCGGAGCTTAGTGATATAGTAGATGCAATGGAGCCGGGGCCGAAATCAAGTACTACTCACTCTTGCGTGTGCAAAATACACTTACCTAAGGGTAACCAACGAGGGTCTCATTTGCTCGCAATATTTTAAAAACATTCGTAGCATTAGCGAAAGACATATAAATTGGATGTCATGGCATGTTAAATCCTACAAGGATTGAAAACACACGAGCCTACAAATTCTTGCCCCTCCAAGGCGGACTTCAGCATGAGTCCACAAGCAACCCATCtgatcatctccctcctcctctccacgCAAAGGATCAGCAATGCAACCAAGATCAGCATCCAAACGCCGTCTGCTCTAGGCAATTAGCAATACAACCGAATATAACAGAAGAGCAAAGCCAACACCCACCGCCGGGCCAACGTGCAAAAGCATAGTCCGGCCATGGGATTCCTCCACAAGACCTCCAAGCAGACAGCGAAGCTCAAGTCCCTCCTCGGGCTCGCCGTCTCCCGCATCGCCGTCGCCCGCCGGCCGCGCCTTGCTCGCAAGTCCATCGCCTGCAGCGATGTCAGCCAGCTCCTCGTCCTCGGCCACCTCAACCGCGCCCTCCACCGCGTGCGTACCGACGACATGAAGCGAGACGTGGTGGCTTGGATGCAGGCATACTGATGCTGGTGTTTCTGCGCGCAGGCAGAGCAGGTTATCCAGGAGGACAACATGCTGGAGGCGTTCGGCATCATAGAGCTCTACTGCAAGCGCCTTATCGAGCAGGCTGAGCAGTTAGACAAGCCACAGTATATTGTTGCCTGCCTCATCACGCCTGTTCTCATCTTTGGTTCTCTATGTTCATTGGACAATGAACATTGCTATTCTGTTTGGGCTGTAGGGAgtgcggcgaggagctacgggaaGCGGCGGCCAGCATCATGTTCGCCGCCGGGTGGTGCGGCGACCTGCAGGAGCTGCTGTTTGCCCGTACCATCCTCGCAGACAAGTTCGGCGGCGACTTTGCTGTCGCGGCCAAGGAGGGCACTGGCATCGTCGACCCCATCGTAAGAACTCTTAATAACATTTGATCATTTTTAGCGGGTCTCGTTGATCCGCAGCGTAAAATGGACAGAGGAACTGCGGGCGGGAGTTCACAGGCGTTGTTTGTGTTGCCATTGCAGTTGGTATGGAAGCTGTCCGGAAGCACAGCAGGCATGGAGCTGAAGAAGAAAGTGACCAAAGAGATCGCCGcggagaacaacatcttggtggacTTCTCCGAGCTCCCGGAAGCAACGGAGGACGGCAACGATATGTTGGTGGACTTCTTTGAGCTCCAAGAAGCAACCGAGGAAGGCAACAACAACGTTCCAGACAGTCAGGAGCTCCTCGGCGAAATGCCATGCCAGGACGACATGGATGAAAGTTCAGAGTCGGACAATGACCATCCTCACTCACATGGAACAAATACACCCGGGCTGGAGAGCGACGAGAATGTGCACATTGTTACCAACTCTGATGGATCAGATGATGAGGTTAAAGGTCGGCGCAACCGAAGGTGGTGGCGCCTTGGGTGTGCATGAGAACTGAGATGAcgaccttcctctgcatccggctaGAAATGTAACGATATGTGCAGCAGGGCAACGCCATTTGTACATGTGCACCCACCAAATTGTGAATAGACATGAATAACACATGTGTACTTTCAAACTATCCAACAATATGTCAATATCCATCTACTCCAGTCAGCTGTATCGTCTAAATGGAAATGTTAAGTCAGCTGTATCCCATGGCCGACCCATAGTGGCCAATGCTACAATATAACCACATTGCTTAACAGTCATGGACCTCATGGTCACCTATCTGCTGCTTGGTCACCGCCGTTcatcatcttgatttgatgatgtAGTTTACAGTAACCACCATACCACTATGTTATCCAACCTATCTTTAATGTCACGCTGTGCAAGTATTTTTGTAAACATTATGTGGACCAGGTATAATTGCTAGCAAACCAACAAATATTTACTCCACGAGATCAGTACAAAAACTAAAGATGGCCAAACTTGGCACAACAAAAATGCACAGGGGCGAAGATATGGAAGGGGAAATAAGCCAGTGAAGGTGCGCTGCAAAGATCATGGCAAGAAAAAGCACTGCAAGGCCCGCATTTGGATTTTCTTGTGGGTgattttgaattttcttgctacaAAAAGAGCTGATCAGTTACCAGCGTGAATACTGATATTTGGTCAGTTCGGTAGCTGATGTGCAAATGCAAATCAAAATCAAATTTGTCGGCATACGCAATTGTATACAACAACAGGGCAACATACGATAGATTGATATTCATACCACTATTCACAGAAGTTTCTGCACAAGTATAGAACCTGTTATTAAACTAAAAAAGAGCAAACTATCCGTGGAATGACATTTGTGGAAAACACAATGGTGACGATAACCGTAGGAAACTAATATTTCCAAGCTCTCACTGCAGTCTAAGGCCTCAAGTCAAATTCCCTTTTGTATCCAAAATAGATGAACAGTCATGGTTAACAGAGTTTGCTTTTGCGCTCCTTTGATGCAAATACGATTTTAAGTCTTTTGAGTATTGGATGAAGATGCCTGTCAAGAAGTTGGTTATTCCATCACTTGTTTGATTTTTGGGCCAAAAGGAAATCAGTTTAGCAAAGTTTTAACAGGGCTAAAATAGTGTGAAAAGGCATAATCCTGACCTTTTCATCAAAATCTAAATGGTTCTTTTAGAAAATGATGATATCTTTGAAATCAAATATACAACTGCACGCCCTTCAACAGCAAGTAAAGATCCCATATATAACACGTTCTGTAATAATTATATTTTAGAGTACTATAGCTTATATCAGATATAATGGTATTATTTACAACTCTGAAGTAATGCAATCACGATAAGCACATAGTTTGGCATTATGCTGACCTTAATCGTCGGTTTTATTTTATTTACTTGAGATGTAACATAAAGATTACCAGAAAGAGTATCACATTCCAGAGTGCAGCGCAGGAATGAACCAAACATGCCCTAATTAACACATCTTGGATAAATTGTGCTAAAATAGGAAAGTACTGATATTCTGAAACCTGCCCAGCTGAACATAAGTTGTTCTTGCCTAGGCCAAATCCGGTGTGGTAGGTGTACCATATGGATGCCTTTCTGTTTGTTTACCAGCATGCGGCATTTCGATAATTATTGGCCTTGGGGCAGTAGTAGTAGTTGTAAGCATTGCGGTCATTTCACCAAACTAGTGTAGGATGTAAATATATGTTCTATACTTGCAATGCCGTATTGTCTCCTCAGTGCTCATGCATATTGCTACTACTTAAGTTTCCTGTATTAGACACCATTTTCCTGTTTAAAGGTAATGATTCCAGCAAAGGATGAGCCAAATGAACTGGCTCCTCCATCTGTTGATGGTTTGTGCAGAGCACATAAAAGAATAACAGATGGTTTAGACACTGAAACCACCAGCCTCAGCAAGGTGCTGGTCCTGCAGGGCCAACACAGCTACTTGTGCCAGCTTCCCAAGCTGGCATCCTTATCGGCAAGCAAGAAGCAACCATTAAATCAATACAGAATGCTTCAATGTGTGCTCTCCGCATTCTTAGTAAGATTCATATTTACCCCGTATAGTCTCAGTGTGGCAATGGCGCAATGCTTCACCATATTGTGACAGTATGAGAAGACCTCCTCTGCTTTCGATACTAAGTTTTATAGTACCTTGCTTGTCTTAGCTAGCCAAGAATAGATCCATGATTTTTCTTGTGTAGTTGTATTAATGGCTATTTGCCATATGCAGCTTGTGTTATTGACCTAGTAATAAGTAATAAGTTGTATACATTATGACTCGTGTCTTGCATTGTTATCCTTGTCTTGTACGGATCAGGACATTCTGGTAAACACTACTCGGTGCATAGCCAGTCTATTTCATTTCTCACAACAACTTATGTTGTGCAAAACCTGATCTGGTTTTGGCCTTGTAACCGAGGATGCGCGATTTCAACATTTCATCAAACAGTTGATGGGTAACACGATTGGCTTCAATACACCCTTAATATTTCTTCCACACATTTGATCATGGCCAGCACGACAAGTATGGAGTAGCGCACAAATGCTAGTGGGATGTAGTAATAGCCAAAGATAGCAACGCTGCAAGAACACCAGGGCAAGGCTATACGATAGTTCTAAAGCCACAATCAGGTAGTTTCACATGTAAAACCGGTACGCGAAACGCATAGTATCATGATCATTAATTTGCGAACTTATTGAACAATAGCAACCACCGTATCATGGCAATTATCCAGCAAACATAGTAACGGCAGAATTTCTATCAGCGTCAGATCTCCATAATAACCCTACTAACAGTACATAAAAGAGCCCAGACCCGAAAGGGGAAAAAGGAGGAGATGGCGGGCGTGAAACCTCTCCCTGGTGTCGCTCACTGAATCTTCATCTCCACAACGCTCTTGGCCTTGGGCGCGTACAGAGAGTACACCAGCACTTGCCGCTTGGCCACCTCCAGCTGCTGCTTCCCGTCCGCgaaagccgccgccgcggccggcgcGTCGGCGAGGGCGCGGTTCTCGCGGAAGGCGTCCGCCGCGCGGCGCCGCGTGTACTCGCGGATGTTGTAGTCGGAGAACTGCCTCGCCGTGCGGAGGAAGGCGCGGAAGAGGGACAGCACCTCCGTCTTGGCTGGGCCCGCCGCCGCCATTGATGCCTTTCGTGCGATGAAAGGCTGGAGAAGAAATCTGGCTTTGGGGAACGAGGGCTTTGGGGATTTTGGGAGAGCCGCGTAGCACAAGTCGATGTTTGCTATGGTAAATTAGCAAATACACCCCTTTCTATGAAGCTTATTGTGTACTATACCCCTTAGCCCAGTAAAGCCTGGATCTTCTCCGAAGAAATCTACGGTTGGAGGGGGTTATGTGCGAAACATCAGTTATTTTCCGCTTTGGCTCCTAGGCGGCGTACTCCGCTCTTTGGCGCGGTGTGAACAATGGGCTCTCTGTCGGACTCGCAGGCGAATGGCGACCGTCAGCCGCCGCCGGCGGAGGCGGAGGATGCTGGGGCGCAGGTCGAGGAGGGAGATACCGGCCAGAAGATGGAGGGCGTCGCGTCCATCGCGCTGCTGCCCTCTGGCGCCATCTCCGGCCACTTCATCCGCCTCCCGGACTCCGCCTGCTACGGCCTCCAGGGCACCCGTACACAACTCTCTTCGTTCACCCTTCTTGTACTTGTTTATCGATTGACCCCTAATTTCTATACGCGGGCATTGTGTGGCTGGGCTCCAACCGCATCTCGCTTCAATCGTTTGTGTTgccaccaacccccccccccccctctttgttCAGCACAAGTGATAACGATATATTATTAGGGTTTATCTGTGTAGAAGTTTGTCTTTATTTCGAAGTGAATTCTGAGTTCTGCTAGATTTCTAGCATAACAGTATTCCAGTGCAGTGTAATATGCCATAACCTGTTACATTAGGAAGTCGGTATTTTTGTTCTTTTCTCTATCTGAAGAATGATGCATAGTTGATATGATATTGTTCTTAATTATACAAGTGAATTTCTGTGCTTCTACTTGGCTTCCATTGTCTTTTGCAACTGTGCACCATATTTGTGTTTACTCTTTACTATTTATTACACAGAAGAGAAGATAACTTTAGCTTATATTGCCGTGTTCCTTTTCTTTTGTATCATGTAAGCGATACCATGCGAGAGGGAATGTAGCCGAGGAGATGATTACCGCCTTATAAAGCTCTCCATCATTAATTTTAAGGTCAGACATCTACTATGTTCTTCTCCACAAAGTATGTATTCTACTGACAGATTATCTTTCTAATTTACTATCTTAGCTTACCTTCCTTTTTA
Proteins encoded:
- the LOC123100069 gene encoding uncharacterized protein → MGFLHKTSKQTAKLKSLLGLAVSRIAVARRPRLARKSIACSDVSQLLVLGHLNRALHRAEQVIQEDNMLEAFGIIELYCKRLIEQAEQLDKPQECGEELREAAASIMFAAGWCGDLQELLFARTILADKFGGDFAVAAKEGTGIVDPILVWKLSGSTAGMELKKKVTKEIAAENNILVDFSELPEATEDGNDMLVDFFELQEATEEGNNNVPDSQELLGEMPCQDDMDESSESDNDHPHSHGTNTPGLESDENVHIVTNSDGSDDEVKGRRNRRWWRLGCA
- the LOC123098013 gene encoding LYR motif-containing protein 4: MAAAGPAKTEVLSLFRAFLRTARQFSDYNIREYTRRRAADAFRENRALADAPAAAAAFADGKQQLEVAKRQVLVYSLYAPKAKSVVEMKIQ